One Chryseobacterium wanjuense genomic region harbors:
- a CDS encoding RteC domain-containing protein yields MKNFYRTIRTKIKEAEEKLSLSVETVVEDSRNMVILLNEQLQLLKADVQKNGFENDHDEIEFFREIKPSVCSKLLFYNKLFRIETGRPSELGSVSRKYFKEKLTKAENNYMGALSDSEFYRYYRSGRRNKDTIYFMRGQIDWEQGLSNRVFEIDIHFSTYYDYEVARILAFDLLYEYLYYRIETFRNSTEATSIRNPNNNKIQWTESKNALIELIYALHISRSVGHGKLGIRQIATLFQRMFDVQFGDIHHAFHRMKYRSGPTYLDRLKADLDSYISEHL; encoded by the coding sequence ATGAAAAACTTTTACCGAACTATCCGCACTAAGATCAAAGAAGCGGAGGAGAAGCTTTCTCTGAGCGTTGAAACCGTTGTCGAAGATTCCCGTAACATGGTCATTCTTTTAAATGAGCAGCTGCAGCTTTTAAAAGCCGATGTTCAAAAAAACGGATTTGAGAATGACCATGATGAAATTGAATTTTTTAGAGAAATAAAACCTTCTGTCTGCAGCAAGCTTTTATTTTACAACAAATTATTCAGGATCGAAACCGGTCGTCCTTCTGAACTAGGTAGTGTATCAAGAAAGTACTTTAAGGAAAAATTGACAAAAGCAGAAAATAACTATATGGGCGCACTGTCAGATTCCGAATTTTACAGGTACTATCGATCCGGTCGTAGAAATAAGGATACGATTTACTTTATGAGAGGTCAAATAGACTGGGAACAAGGACTGAGTAACAGGGTATTTGAAATTGACATCCACTTCTCTACATACTATGATTATGAAGTGGCCCGTATCTTGGCATTTGACCTGTTGTACGAATATCTTTATTATCGAATTGAAACTTTTCGCAATAGTACTGAAGCAACAAGTATTAGAAATCCCAACAATAATAAAATCCAATGGACAGAATCTAAAAATGCACTCATTGAGTTGATCTATGCCCTTCATATTTCGAGATCAGTGGGCCATGGAAAATTAGGTATCCGGCAGATTGCTACTTTATTCCAACGTATGTTCGATGTACAGTTTGGCGATATTCACCATGCTTTCCATCGTATGAAATACCGTAGTGGTCCTACCTACCTTGACCGGTTGAAAGCAGATCTGGATTCCTATATTTCTGAACATTTATAA